A section of the Tachysurus fulvidraco isolate hzauxx_2018 chromosome 7, HZAU_PFXX_2.0, whole genome shotgun sequence genome encodes:
- the LOC113635424 gene encoding uncharacterized protein LOC113635424, with translation MQRFGAKKKSRTVEVYTELLITVFFIPRVRFKMERHRLLCGFLFYLILTSAVAIQTLRNIKDLKNTTTSMKEFPRHGLMLLHWFASTVDIDSGEEMQLTFDPGQGSYGLHCYENTDKRAPFDSSESLYYSLGDLDRGSARMLPFYVMQDFHHAGESPQKNIDRVLVQVQKSNQRKVEKVYMTEYQGRGRSYDPDQTYEISVQLLIQIRALGMDIACEANDPRLDFSLCEFLNHQQKAAKVLMLYPQVPGLEWFLTLAGYNIDSRTNIFLQASFCTMNQTTNPNDNCSPPSNGISDVMHNKVELEVKSTSGGYAKITWSGIPENVARMKLKIGIYKGRTNTEPLKEYPLNGRTYGSIDTSVPLNPGLHVQLLQSEKIPYYFFFGTTYYTMIWKGPELDEANRIPPVNIRGYQSSLQIYTKDGYACARLYIRKTFTSWKNAFNNAWVGIYTTKTEDNAKYKEYEWCKNFEKSSDVECTLDYEIYQYESSVHIGPGVQARFMLTSHYGSEKARTVAWEE, from the exons atGCAACGTTTTGGAGCGAAAAAGAAGTCTAGAACCGTGGAAGTCTATACCGAGCTGCTGATCACAGTGTTCTTCATCCCGAGAGTGAG atttaaaatGGAGAGGCACCGACTGCTTTGCGGTTTCCTTTTCTACCTAATCTTAACCAGTGCTGTTGCCATCCAGACCCTGAGAAATATTAAAGacttaaaaaacacaacaacttcTATGAAAGAATTCCCACGACACGGCCTCATGCTTCTGCACTGGTTCGCTAGCACTGTTGACATTGATTCAGGTGAAGAGATGCAACTTACTTTTGATCCAGGACAAGGCAGCTATGGATTGCACTGCTATGAAAATACCGATAAAAGAGCACCTTTTGACTCTTCTGAAAGTCTTTATTACTCTTTGGGTGACCTCGATCGAGGAAGCGCTCGAATGCTACCGTTTTATGTTATGCAAGATTTCCACCATGCAGGAGAATCACCTCAGAAAAACATAGACAGAGTCCTGGTTCAAGTTCAGAAGAGCAACCAAAGAAAAGTAGAGAAAGTGTATATGACAGAGTACCAGGGCCGAGGAAGGAGCTATGATCCAGACCAGACCTATGAGATCAGTGTTCAGCTTCTGATTCAAATTCGAGCACTTGGTATGGATATAGCATGTGAAGCAAATGATCCTAGGCTAGACTTTAGCCTGTGTGAATTCTTGAATCATCAACAAAAAGCTGCCAAAGTATTAATGTTATATCCCCAGGTTCCAGGTCTTGAGTGGTTTCTGACTCTGGCTGGTTACAACATTGACTCAAGAACCAATATATTTTTACAAGCATCATTCTGCACAATGAACCAAACCACTAATCCTAATGATAATTGCTCTCCACCATCCAATGGTATCAGTGACGTCATGCACAACAAAGTAGAACTAGAGGTGAAATCCACTTCAGGAGGGTATGCAAAGATCACTTGGAGCGGAATACCGGAGAATGTTGCAAGAATGAAGCTTAAAATAGGCATTTATAAAGGCAGAACCAACACTGAACCATTAAAGGAGTATCCACTGAATGGTAGAACATATGGATCCATAGACACTAGCGTACCTCTAAATCCTGGGCTTCATGTACAGCTTTTACAAAGTGAAAAGATACCTTACTACTTTTTTTTCGGGACAACATACTATACGATGATCTGGAAAGGTCCAGAGCTTGACGAAGCCAACAGGATTCCTCCGGTAAATATCCGAGGTTATCAGAGCAGCCTACAGATCTACACTAAAGATGGCTATGCCTGTGCCAGACTCTACATCAGGAAGACCTTCACGAGCTGGAAAAATGCGTTCAACAACGCTTGGGTGGGAATCTATACTACAAAGACAGAGGATAATGCAAAATATAAAGAGTATGAATGGTGTAAAAATTTTGAGAAGAGTTCAGATGTTGAGTGCACTTTGGATTATGAGATTTATCAGTATGAGTCCAGTGTCCATATTGGCCCCGGAGTCCAGGCTCGATTTATGTTGACCTCACATTATGGTAGTGAGAAAGCTAGAACTGTAGCCTGGGAGGAATAA